The proteins below are encoded in one region of Pontibacter deserti:
- the pgi gene encoding glucose-6-phosphate isomerase, which translates to MLKNYSPTSTEAWQQLQAHYTDLQPQHLRSLFASDPQRFEKLSLQFEEFLFDLSKNRITEETIDLLVKLAEEMEVPAAIESMFRGEKINVTEDRAVLHTALRNFTDRELQVDGEDILKEVRAVQQQMQVFCDSIHNGTLTGYTGKSFRHIVNIGIGGSHLGPQMVCEALKSYQHPNLEVHFISNVDGTDAAEVLKKLDPETTLFIIASKTFTTKETITNAHTARNWFLEHAKEQAHVSKHFVALSTNTAEVEKFGIAPENIFRFWDWVGGRFSLWSAIGLSIACALGYNRFEELLRGAEAMDKHFREAPLKQNVPVLMALLSIWYANFFNCQSHAILPYDQYMRLLPEFLQQLLMESNGKSTDRNGNPVTYQTQPVIWGAAGTNSQHSFFQLIHQGTILIPCDFIAAAVSNNPIGEHQPLLLSNYFAQTEALMRGKNQEEVRQELEQKNMAADELKTLLPHKLFEGNKPTTSIMLRQLTPYNLGSLLAMYEHKTFVQGVIWNIYSFDQWGVELGKQLATSIEKELLSNKTADHDSSTANLINYYKGHLN; encoded by the coding sequence ATGCTAAAAAATTACTCGCCCACATCAACAGAGGCCTGGCAGCAACTGCAGGCACACTATACTGATTTGCAGCCCCAGCACCTGCGTAGTCTGTTTGCTTCAGATCCACAACGGTTTGAAAAACTTTCGCTTCAGTTCGAAGAGTTTTTGTTTGACCTTTCGAAGAACCGCATCACAGAAGAAACAATTGATCTGCTGGTAAAACTGGCCGAAGAAATGGAAGTCCCCGCTGCCATAGAAAGTATGTTCAGGGGTGAGAAGATAAATGTGACAGAAGATCGTGCTGTACTGCACACTGCACTGCGAAACTTTACTGATAGGGAGTTACAGGTAGACGGGGAAGATATATTGAAAGAAGTGCGTGCCGTGCAGCAGCAAATGCAGGTTTTCTGCGACAGCATCCATAACGGTACGCTAACTGGTTATACTGGTAAATCTTTCCGCCATATAGTAAATATAGGTATAGGCGGCTCTCACCTGGGCCCGCAAATGGTTTGCGAAGCGCTTAAAAGCTACCAGCACCCAAACCTGGAAGTGCACTTCATATCGAACGTAGATGGTACTGATGCTGCAGAGGTGCTGAAAAAACTGGATCCGGAAACTACCCTGTTCATAATCGCTTCTAAGACGTTCACTACCAAAGAGACTATTACCAACGCCCATACTGCCCGCAACTGGTTCCTGGAGCATGCCAAAGAGCAGGCACATGTAAGTAAGCACTTTGTGGCTTTATCTACCAACACTGCTGAAGTTGAGAAATTTGGAATTGCCCCTGAAAATATCTTTCGCTTCTGGGATTGGGTAGGCGGTCGTTTCTCGCTGTGGTCAGCCATTGGTTTATCTATTGCATGTGCTTTGGGGTATAACAGGTTTGAAGAACTGCTGCGCGGGGCCGAAGCAATGGATAAGCATTTCCGGGAGGCGCCTTTAAAACAAAATGTACCTGTGCTGATGGCACTGCTTAGTATCTGGTATGCCAATTTCTTTAACTGCCAGTCACATGCTATACTTCCGTATGACCAGTACATGCGCCTGCTGCCGGAGTTCCTGCAGCAGCTGCTGATGGAAAGCAACGGCAAAAGTACAGACCGCAACGGCAATCCTGTAACATACCAGACGCAGCCGGTAATATGGGGAGCGGCAGGCACCAACAGTCAGCATTCTTTCTTCCAGCTCATCCACCAGGGCACTATACTTATACCTTGCGACTTTATAGCAGCTGCCGTGAGCAATAACCCTATCGGGGAACACCAGCCGCTCTTACTTTCTAACTACTTTGCCCAGACAGAAGCACTTATGCGCGGTAAAAATCAGGAGGAAGTACGCCAGGAACTGGAACAGAAAAACATGGCTGCCGATGAACTGAAAACGTTGCTGCCACACAAACTTTTTGAAGGCAATAAACCAACTACTTCTATTATGCTTCGCCAGCTTACGCCTTACAACCTGGGTAGCTTACTGGCAATGTACGAGCATAAAACCTTTGTACAAGGGGTAATCTGGAACATTTATAGTTTCGATCAGTGGGGAGTGGAACTTGGCAAGCAGCTAGCCACAAGTATAGAAAAGGAATTGCTTAGCAACAAAACAGCAGACCATGATTCTTCCACGGCAAACCTGATAAATTACTACAAAGGGCATCTCAATTAA
- a CDS encoding exonuclease domain-containing protein has protein sequence MKRITKNIGLREELPAPACATTETDLNPSHLYAIIDIETTGGQPAQDKITEIAIFIHDGQKIVDKYNTLINPQRPIPYFITQLTGISDEMVQDAPKFYEVAKEIVEFTEGKIFVAHNVRFDYSFIKKEFADLGYTFQRKTLCTVRLSRALIPGLPSYSLGKLCKSIDIDLKQRHRAIGDAEATAILFDKLIKINRPVVDGNMNMAAEHTSQVLKQEIKTSLLPPNISKEQVDALPMVPGVYYFHNEAGEVIYVGKSINIKKRIIQHFNIDYKSRKSLDFKNNIADITYELMGNELVALLYESAEIKRMKPHYNRQQRRSVFNTGIFVYEDEKGYKRLTYGSINKADNVSMTPLIALSNHYKAKGFLFHKVSKYNLCQKLCDLYKTAGACFDYQVHQCNGACIGKEGPETYNMRVNAAIDSITYEHNSFVILSKGREPGEKTVVVVEHGTYLGFGFVDETFSASTLEDFKTAITRYNDNKDIQQIIRNHMRSKHKDKVIVFD, from the coding sequence TTGAAACGGATTACTAAAAATATTGGTTTAAGAGAAGAGCTGCCGGCACCTGCCTGCGCTACTACAGAAACAGACCTAAATCCGAGTCATTTGTACGCAATCATTGACATTGAGACAACAGGCGGACAGCCTGCTCAGGACAAAATTACGGAGATCGCAATCTTTATACATGACGGTCAGAAGATCGTGGACAAGTATAACACGCTCATAAACCCGCAGCGCCCTATCCCCTATTTCATAACGCAGCTTACCGGTATTTCGGACGAGATGGTGCAGGACGCGCCTAAGTTTTATGAAGTAGCCAAAGAGATTGTAGAGTTTACCGAGGGCAAGATCTTCGTGGCCCATAATGTACGCTTCGATTACTCTTTCATTAAAAAAGAATTTGCTGACCTGGGCTATACTTTCCAGCGCAAAACCTTGTGTACCGTGCGTCTGAGCCGTGCACTTATTCCAGGTTTGCCCTCTTATAGTTTAGGCAAGCTCTGCAAAAGTATAGATATAGACCTGAAGCAACGACACCGCGCGATTGGTGATGCCGAAGCGACAGCTATACTTTTCGATAAGCTGATCAAGATCAACCGTCCGGTGGTGGATGGCAACATGAACATGGCTGCCGAACATACTTCGCAGGTACTGAAGCAGGAGATCAAAACATCGTTACTGCCGCCAAACATTAGTAAAGAACAGGTAGATGCTTTGCCAATGGTACCGGGTGTTTATTACTTCCACAACGAAGCTGGTGAGGTGATCTATGTAGGCAAAAGCATCAACATCAAAAAGCGCATTATTCAGCACTTCAATATTGATTATAAGAGTAGGAAGTCTTTGGATTTTAAAAACAACATTGCCGATATCACCTATGAATTAATGGGTAATGAACTGGTCGCTTTGTTGTATGAGTCGGCGGAGATAAAGCGGATGAAACCGCATTATAACCGACAGCAGCGGCGAAGTGTGTTTAATACCGGCATCTTTGTTTACGAAGACGAGAAAGGATATAAACGCCTGACTTATGGAAGTATAAATAAAGCGGATAATGTAAGCATGACGCCGCTTATTGCACTATCGAACCACTACAAGGCCAAAGGTTTTCTGTTTCATAAAGTGAGCAAGTATAACCTGTGCCAGAAGCTGTGTGATCTGTATAAAACCGCAGGTGCCTGTTTTGATTACCAGGTGCACCAGTGCAACGGCGCCTGCATTGGCAAAGAAGGACCAGAAACCTATAATATGCGCGTTAATGCTGCTATAGATTCGATTACCTATGAGCACAACAGCTTTGTTATTCTTAGCAAAGGACGTGAGCCGGGCGAAAAGACAGTGGTGGTAGTAGAGCACGGTACATACCTTGGATTCGGCTTTGTAGACGAGACTTTCTCTGCCTCAACGCTGGAAGATTTTAAAACTGCTATTACCCGCTACAACGACAACAAAGACATACAGCAGATCATCCGAAACCACATGCGCAGCAAGCACAAAGACAAAGTTATAGTCTTTGACTAG
- a CDS encoding cation-translocating P-type ATPase — protein MDQKFPFYTLEMQGVLDKLQTKLDGLSDQEAAERRKLYGYNELTDKEGVSPVYIFLKQFADFLILILLIAAGVAWYAGQRVDVYVILGVIFFNAILGFLQEYRAEKAILALKQMIKQQAMVIRNCNTHPVAARELVPGDIIVLEEGDSIPADARLLSLKNLQTIEASLTGESLPAEKQLTPLPLNTLLGDCSNMLWKGTYVARGTATAVVTATGSNTELGKISGSLSSIKKTSTNFRKKTERLAKQMATIAIFASVVVFLIGYFVRGYAFDEVLLITVASLVSAIPEGMPAVISIVLAIGAKRMADQQAIIREFTATEMLGSVSVILTDKTGTLTQSILTVKRIYLGDGSEYEVTGSGYVPEGEIRKQGNVVVPADDVVLSKLLFIARVCNNARLHNSTAVQQNCASPEVSGDPTEIALLILAKKAGADNYLSLVQLDDLPFNSDQKFRATAVTLNNKHELLSVGAPEKILDLSTHILTPDGAILLSHEVKQQIKDRMNAWGDEAIRILALAYKPIEPLDGELTAEDVQDLVWVGITGITDPPREGVQEAVAACKSAGIRVMMVTGDYKKTGAAIAREVGILHKHLPENNYPEAVQEDDLAVDDNCFEKLVNNVAVFARVSPGTKLRIAEHLQKQGHLVAMTGDGVNDAPALKRADVGIAMGIRGTDVAKDAAQIVLSDDNFATIVRAIREGRIVFQNVRQSSFFLLTTNFADVSVFIVAIAIGWPFPLTATQILWVNLITDGVMELGLAAERGHGNIMAQKPVPRDANILDKSIIPYLLLMSSIMLVLALSVFAYYLPQDIALARTGAFIVIAMTQVFNAFNMRSLERSLFEIGFFTNKYVNLSFIVSVALQLVVIYSSFLNDIFRFEKMPLTDLIVLFILCSSVVWVAEIYKYLSFYRGKAAKQKVILPA, from the coding sequence ATGGACCAGAAATTTCCTTTTTATACGTTGGAAATGCAGGGCGTACTGGACAAGCTACAGACAAAGCTGGACGGATTATCAGATCAGGAAGCTGCTGAGCGCCGGAAATTATATGGCTACAACGAACTTACGGATAAGGAAGGGGTTAGCCCGGTTTATATTTTCCTGAAGCAGTTCGCAGATTTCCTGATCCTGATATTGTTGATTGCTGCTGGTGTGGCCTGGTATGCCGGGCAACGCGTGGATGTTTATGTAATACTGGGAGTAATCTTCTTTAATGCTATACTTGGTTTTCTGCAGGAGTACCGCGCCGAAAAAGCCATACTTGCCCTGAAGCAGATGATTAAGCAACAGGCTATGGTTATCCGGAATTGTAACACGCATCCTGTTGCGGCCCGTGAACTGGTACCTGGCGATATTATAGTGCTGGAAGAAGGGGACAGTATACCTGCCGATGCCCGCCTCCTTTCTCTCAAGAACCTGCAGACAATAGAAGCATCGCTTACCGGTGAGTCACTTCCGGCAGAAAAACAGCTAACGCCTTTACCTTTAAATACCCTTTTAGGAGATTGCAGCAACATGCTCTGGAAAGGCACTTATGTGGCGCGAGGTACAGCTACTGCCGTTGTAACAGCTACAGGTTCCAATACTGAATTAGGTAAAATATCAGGTTCTCTCAGCAGTATAAAAAAAACCAGTACCAACTTCAGGAAAAAGACAGAGCGACTAGCCAAGCAAATGGCCACCATAGCAATCTTTGCCTCTGTTGTTGTTTTTCTTATCGGTTACTTTGTGCGGGGATATGCATTCGACGAAGTTTTACTGATCACAGTAGCATCCCTGGTCTCTGCTATACCGGAAGGCATGCCGGCCGTTATCTCAATTGTACTGGCGATAGGAGCTAAACGCATGGCCGATCAGCAAGCCATCATCCGTGAGTTTACAGCCACCGAAATGTTAGGTTCTGTTTCGGTTATTCTTACAGATAAGACCGGTACACTCACACAAAGCATCCTTACTGTTAAAAGAATATACCTGGGAGATGGATCAGAATATGAGGTAACTGGTAGTGGCTATGTTCCGGAAGGCGAAATCAGAAAACAGGGCAACGTTGTTGTGCCGGCAGATGACGTGGTGCTAAGTAAACTGCTTTTCATTGCCAGGGTCTGTAATAATGCCCGCCTTCACAATTCAACTGCTGTACAACAGAACTGTGCTTCTCCGGAAGTATCCGGTGACCCAACCGAGATAGCTTTACTTATACTTGCCAAAAAAGCTGGGGCAGATAATTATTTGTCTCTGGTTCAGTTAGATGATCTACCATTTAATTCTGATCAGAAATTTAGGGCAACAGCTGTAACACTTAATAACAAACATGAACTACTGTCGGTAGGTGCACCTGAAAAAATACTGGACCTCTCTACCCATATACTTACACCGGATGGAGCTATACTTTTAAGCCATGAAGTAAAGCAGCAGATAAAAGACAGGATGAATGCCTGGGGCGATGAAGCCATACGTATTCTTGCACTTGCTTACAAACCTATAGAACCTCTGGATGGTGAACTTACTGCGGAAGATGTACAGGACCTGGTATGGGTAGGAATAACCGGAATAACGGATCCGCCAAGGGAAGGTGTGCAGGAAGCAGTGGCAGCCTGTAAATCGGCAGGCATACGGGTAATGATGGTAACCGGTGATTATAAAAAGACAGGTGCAGCCATTGCCCGCGAAGTAGGTATCCTGCATAAACATCTTCCTGAAAATAATTACCCTGAAGCAGTACAGGAAGATGATCTTGCTGTAGACGATAATTGTTTTGAAAAACTGGTAAATAATGTAGCTGTTTTTGCGAGGGTGAGTCCGGGTACTAAACTGCGGATTGCAGAACATTTACAGAAACAGGGGCACCTGGTGGCAATGACTGGTGATGGCGTAAATGATGCACCAGCTTTAAAACGAGCTGATGTAGGCATTGCTATGGGTATAAGAGGAACGGATGTTGCCAAAGATGCTGCCCAGATCGTTTTATCAGATGATAATTTTGCTACTATAGTCCGGGCCATCCGCGAAGGCAGAATTGTATTTCAGAATGTGCGGCAATCCAGTTTTTTTCTACTCACTACCAACTTTGCCGATGTATCTGTTTTTATAGTTGCCATTGCTATTGGCTGGCCTTTTCCGCTTACTGCTACGCAAATCCTCTGGGTCAACCTGATAACGGATGGTGTAATGGAACTGGGGCTAGCTGCCGAACGTGGGCATGGCAATATTATGGCGCAGAAACCTGTTCCGCGAGATGCCAACATACTGGATAAATCTATAATACCTTACCTGTTGCTGATGAGCAGTATCATGCTGGTACTTGCTTTAAGTGTTTTTGCCTATTATCTCCCTCAGGATATTGCCTTAGCACGCACAGGAGCTTTTATTGTAATTGCTATGACGCAGGTTTTTAATGCCTTTAACATGCGTTCGCTGGAGCGTTCTTTATTTGAGATCGGGTTCTTTACAAACAAGTATGTAAACCTGTCTTTTATCGTATCCGTGGCATTGCAACTGGTTGTTATTTATTCCTCATTCCTGAACGATATCTTCCGCTTCGAAAAAATGCCACTAACAGATTTGATAGTTCTTTTTATACTTTGCTCTTCTGTAGTCTGGGTAGCAGAAATTTACAAGTACCTGAGCTTTTACAGAGGTAAGGCCGCTAAACAAAAAGTTATACTTCCAGCCTGA
- the otsB gene encoding trehalose-phosphatase has product MKDKPIAKTEANKLPSALHAMPQLLKGKKPAVFLDYDGCLTPIVPRPEQAKLSDQMRDTLQRLSALCFVAVVSGRDRANVEQLVQLNELYFAGSHGFDITGPDNMQTEPGGAKEALPALDAAQQELQHKLQQVDGVLVERKRYAIAVHFRNVPDEQVDHVKQVTEDIIHQNPLLKKGLGKKIIELKPNLDWHKGKAVLWLLKELKLDTPEILPVYIGDDITDEDAFAALQGNGVGILVGEHDDLTAATYRLEDVDEVQVFLEKMIKELESQKV; this is encoded by the coding sequence GTGAAAGACAAACCTATTGCGAAGACAGAAGCGAATAAACTACCATCAGCATTACATGCTATGCCACAATTGCTGAAAGGTAAAAAGCCTGCTGTTTTCCTGGATTATGATGGCTGTCTTACGCCGATCGTGCCACGCCCGGAGCAGGCTAAACTTAGTGATCAGATGCGGGATACGTTGCAGAGGCTCTCAGCTCTCTGTTTTGTCGCTGTGGTAAGTGGCCGCGACAGAGCTAATGTGGAGCAGTTAGTGCAACTAAATGAATTATACTTTGCAGGCTCTCATGGCTTTGATATAACCGGACCAGATAATATGCAGACTGAGCCCGGTGGGGCCAAAGAAGCTTTACCGGCTTTAGATGCAGCCCAACAGGAACTGCAGCATAAGTTACAACAGGTAGATGGCGTACTGGTGGAGCGTAAACGCTATGCCATAGCCGTGCATTTCCGGAATGTGCCCGATGAGCAGGTTGACCATGTAAAGCAGGTTACAGAAGATATCATCCACCAGAATCCGCTGCTAAAGAAAGGACTTGGCAAAAAGATCATCGAGCTCAAACCAAACCTGGACTGGCATAAAGGTAAGGCTGTACTCTGGCTGCTAAAAGAGCTGAAACTGGATACACCAGAAATCTTACCTGTCTATATTGGAGATGATATTACAGACGAAGATGCCTTTGCAGCCCTACAGGGTAATGGAGTAGGTATACTGGTTGGCGAACACGATGATCTGACTGCCGCTACCTATAGGCTTGAAGATGTAGATGAAGTTCAGGTTTTCCTGGAAAAGATGATTAAGGAGTTAGAAAGTCAGAAAGTTTAG
- a CDS encoding AI-2E family transporter produces MEIKLPVYFKYTVIILGIILLIWLLQMFQSVLVPLAFAMLFALLLLPLIRDMEYKFRIPRPLAILLSIVLIVVILALVIWFLSVQLLSLTSELDTIGDNIGNLVDKVQLFLFKKFGIIPSGKSELVRNAVGSLQDIATTFLGNTISITTGAIAAFTLVPIFVFCLLYYRDHLQQFMFQFVAKDRRSSMMQTVSNIQSVVQSYISGLMIVIVIVSLLNSAGLLILGVKYAIFFGIFASILTIIPYIGIMIGALLPALFTLATTGHLIDAVLVVLVFAFVQFLEGNFITPYIVGSKVSINPFAAIVALLIGGEIWGAAGMILSIPFIAMLKVMFDVYEPLKPIGFLLADIDDVAPKRHRKVTNWLQEIWNGLGRGKRNDDENKAA; encoded by the coding sequence ATGGAAATAAAACTGCCTGTATATTTTAAGTATACTGTTATTATACTTGGTATCATCCTGCTGATCTGGCTGTTACAGATGTTTCAGTCGGTGCTGGTGCCGCTTGCGTTTGCCATGCTGTTTGCCCTGCTACTGTTGCCCCTAATCCGGGACATGGAATATAAGTTCAGGATACCAAGGCCGTTGGCTATACTTTTAAGCATCGTCCTGATCGTGGTCATACTTGCGCTTGTGATCTGGTTTTTGTCTGTGCAGTTACTCAGCTTAACATCAGAACTAGACACAATAGGCGATAACATTGGTAACCTAGTAGATAAGGTACAGCTGTTCCTGTTTAAAAAATTCGGGATCATACCTTCCGGTAAAAGCGAGCTGGTGCGCAATGCCGTAGGAAGCTTACAGGATATTGCCACCACTTTTTTAGGGAACACAATTTCTATTACTACCGGTGCCATTGCTGCATTTACACTGGTTCCGATCTTTGTTTTCTGCCTTTTATATTACCGCGACCACCTGCAGCAGTTCATGTTCCAGTTTGTTGCCAAAGACCGCCGCAGCAGCATGATGCAGACGGTGTCCAACATACAAAGCGTGGTGCAGAGTTACATTTCCGGGCTGATGATCGTGATCGTGATCGTATCATTACTGAACTCGGCCGGCCTGCTTATACTTGGGGTGAAATATGCTATCTTCTTCGGAATCTTTGCTTCTATACTTACCATCATTCCCTATATCGGGATCATGATCGGGGCACTGCTACCCGCGTTGTTTACCCTTGCCACCACCGGCCATTTAATTGATGCTGTGTTAGTAGTGTTAGTATTTGCTTTTGTGCAATTCCTGGAAGGTAATTTTATAACCCCCTATATTGTCGGATCCAAAGTAAGTATAAATCCTTTTGCGGCTATAGTTGCCTTACTTATTGGCGGAGAGATCTGGGGTGCTGCCGGTATGATCTTATCTATTCCGTTTATTGCCATGCTTAAAGTGATGTTTGATGTATATGAGCCGCTAAAACCGATTGGGTTCTTGCTGGCAGATATTGATGATGTAGCACCTAAACGGCACCGGAAAGTAACGAACTGGCTGCAGGAAATATGGAATGGACTGGGCCGTGGCAAGCGGAACGATGATGAGAACAAAGCAGCCTGA
- a CDS encoding DNA topoisomerase IV subunit B has translation MAELEHNYNEDSIRSLEPREHIRLRPGMYIGKLGDGSSADDGIYILVKEVIDNSIDEHVMGFGKTIDIKISDHKVQVRDYGRGIPLGKVIDCVSKINTGGKYDSKAFQKSVGLNGVGTKAVNALSSHFRIQSVRDGQMKAAEFERGVLTNDLPLEQTSQRNGTLTTFTPDDTIFKNYQFNLEYLENQIWNYVYLNAGLTINFNGKKFYSENGLLDLLRNKADEETMRYPIIHLKGPDIELALTHGNDYGEEYYSFVNGQYTTMGGTHLAAFREAVVKTVRDFFKKDYDAADIRGSIIGAVSLRVQEPVFESQTKTKLGSIEMGPDGPAVRAYINDFVKEALDNYLHKNPATAEALKKRIEQSERERKDMAGVKKLANQRAKKANLHNRKLRDCRLHFNEDKHENSLLSTLFITEGDSASGSITKSRNVDTEAVFSLRGKPLNCFGMKKKIVYENEELNLLQHALNIEEGLDGLRYNRVVIATDADVDGMHIRLLLLTFFLQFFPDLVRNGHVFILETPLFRVRNKKETIYCYNETEKQEAIQKLGKRPEITRFKGLGEISPDEFGKFIGDNIKLKPVILQKDTTIQKMLNYYMGKNTPERQQFIIENLKIEKDIVEEIYA, from the coding sequence ATGGCAGAGTTAGAGCACAATTATAACGAAGACAGCATTCGCTCGCTGGAGCCGCGCGAGCACATCAGGTTACGCCCTGGTATGTACATCGGCAAGCTTGGAGACGGTTCTTCGGCCGATGACGGTATTTACATTTTGGTGAAAGAGGTAATCGACAACTCCATCGACGAACACGTGATGGGCTTCGGTAAAACCATCGACATCAAGATCTCAGACCACAAGGTACAGGTGCGCGACTATGGCCGTGGTATTCCGCTGGGTAAAGTGATCGACTGCGTGAGCAAGATCAACACCGGTGGTAAGTATGACAGCAAGGCTTTCCAGAAATCAGTGGGTCTGAACGGTGTGGGTACAAAAGCGGTAAACGCATTGTCAAGCCACTTCCGCATTCAGTCGGTTCGTGATGGTCAGATGAAAGCAGCTGAGTTTGAGCGTGGCGTTTTAACAAACGATCTGCCACTGGAGCAGACTTCTCAGCGCAACGGTACCCTTACTACGTTCACGCCGGACGATACCATCTTCAAGAACTACCAGTTTAACCTAGAGTACCTGGAGAACCAGATCTGGAACTATGTATACCTGAACGCTGGCTTAACTATAAACTTCAACGGCAAAAAGTTCTACTCAGAAAATGGTCTCCTGGACCTGCTGCGTAACAAAGCCGATGAAGAAACTATGCGCTACCCGATCATCCACCTGAAAGGGCCGGATATTGAATTGGCGCTAACACACGGCAATGACTACGGTGAAGAATACTATAGCTTTGTGAACGGCCAGTATACTACTATGGGTGGTACACACCTTGCTGCTTTCCGTGAGGCGGTGGTTAAAACGGTGCGCGATTTCTTTAAGAAGGACTACGATGCTGCGGATATCCGAGGCTCTATTATAGGTGCTGTATCGCTCCGTGTACAGGAGCCGGTGTTCGAATCACAGACGAAGACAAAGCTTGGTTCTATCGAAATGGGACCAGATGGTCCTGCAGTTCGTGCCTATATCAACGATTTTGTTAAAGAGGCCCTTGATAACTACCTGCACAAGAACCCGGCTACTGCAGAAGCCCTGAAGAAACGAATTGAGCAGAGTGAGCGCGAGCGCAAGGACATGGCCGGTGTTAAAAAGCTGGCGAACCAGCGTGCTAAAAAAGCGAACCTGCACAACCGCAAACTGCGCGATTGCCGCCTGCACTTCAACGAAGACAAGCACGAGAATTCACTGCTGTCTACGCTCTTTATAACAGAGGGTGACTCTGCAAGTGGTTCTATTACCAAGTCCCGTAACGTGGACACGGAAGCTGTATTCAGTTTAAGAGGTAAGCCATTGAACTGCTTCGGCATGAAGAAGAAAATCGTTTACGAAAACGAGGAGCTTAACCTGCTGCAGCACGCCTTGAACATTGAAGAAGGATTGGATGGGCTGCGTTACAACCGCGTGGTAATCGCAACTGATGCCGACGTGGATGGTATGCACATTCGTTTGCTGCTGCTTACGTTCTTCCTGCAGTTCTTCCCGGACCTGGTGCGTAACGGTCACGTGTTTATACTTGAAACGCCGCTGTTCCGTGTTCGCAACAAGAAAGAAACGATCTACTGCTACAACGAAACCGAAAAGCAGGAAGCAATACAGAAGCTGGGCAAACGCCCTGAAATTACCCGATTCAAAGGGCTTGGAGAGATCTCTCCGGATGAGTTTGGCAAGTTCATTGGCGATAACATCAAACTGAAGCCGGTGATTTTGCAGAAGGATACTACGATCCAGAAAATGCTGAACTACTACATGGGCAAGAACACGCCGGAGCGTCAGCAGTTCATCATCGAGAATTTGAAGATTGAGAAAGACATAGTTGAAGAAATTTATGCATAA